ttgtgTGGAGCAGTTAGTTTCTATAAAATAAATGTTatcatgaaatgaaattaaCTTATTGGCAATAGCGTGATGATGTGGCACTCATGGAGAGATTGGAGGACtgctttatgattttacatttCTTTGAGGGGCAAcggagggacggcctcatctgTGTTTATATTATTATGGTATTACCATGTTCTCTTTCCTTATCGAGTAAGCTACTTCTTACTTCCTGCAACCACCAAAAAACCCTAGTTTGGTAGTGCACCTCTTGCTCTCCCCATGGAGCCATCGTCGCCTACTCTGATGATTCGGAGTATGTTGAACAAATGGAAATTGCCGATCAGGTGCCTCTTTGACATCACACCATCCGCAAGTCAGCCAGAGGTGGCCGTGGTCAGGGGCGCCGAAGCACTGCCACTCGCTGGGGCACAACCGTCCCCAAGCGTGAGGCTCGAGGAGGTAGGAAGGGACCGCCACCATCCTTGTTGGTCGGCGGCAGTCGTTCTCTACCATCCTCGTCGAGCAGAGGCTATGGACCTCCGTCATGGTCCTCGACCGGTGGCCATGGAGTGGCGCCATCGTCTGGTGGCAGCAATGGAGGGATGGTCTCatccgcgggcggcggccaaTGAGATCTTCCATCTTCCACGGGCGGCGGCCACGGAGGGATGTCCTCATCGGTGGGAAACTGCATCAAGGCCCCGGATGCACCATTGACCAAGAAGCGGCGCCTCGATTAGTGGTACCTGGTACtagtagaagaagaagtagtagaaatagtagtagtagcagcagcagtagcagtagaagaagaagaagtagtgCTAGTAGCAATAACAATCTATTATCATCTTGGATCTAGATCCCAACTAGATTCCACTGTGATGCGTATCTTCAATCTTGATCCTAATGTGATGCAGTTTTCTCTTTTCAATCTAGATCCAGTTGCTACTGTTTCCTTTTGCTAGTAAGATAGGTTTAATTAAGTAGCATTATTATTGGTAACACTTTCATCCAGTCAGTTCCAAAATGTAGCAACAGACTTTCCCCCTTCATTCGGTCAGTTCAAAAATGAGCAACAGAGCAAGAAGGCATATTGCTTGCGCTATCAGCTGGTCTGTTAGAAATCAGGGAAACGGACTTTCCCCTCTTAGAACAAATGTTTCTTAGAACATAGATAAACATGATTGCTTTTATTACAAACAACACACTCTAAGTACAAATGACACAAATGCAtacataggcatagatccacTGTCCGTACAAGTACAACGACACACTCTAACAAAGGAATGAAGGATACTTAGGCACACATCCACTGTTGGTACAATGACACACTCTAACAAATGAAGCATGACAACACATAGGCATAGAAGTTTTGCACCGacgacatactactaccatcacAGGCTCATGGCAACCCTGTGGCAGCATGGAATTCAGCAAAACGGCCATCCTAGTGGAGATACTCTTCTAAAGCACGATGCCTCGCCCTAGTATCCCATAGCCACGCAGGTAAAATGGTGATGGTATGCGCATGGAACACGAGGTAACAAATGGTCCATTGCCTGTGACCAATCTGGCAAAAAGGGCAGACCCACATACCATGGAGACGAACACGGTTGAGCATGGACTGCTGAAGCCAAGCCAACACACACCATTTCAGCTGATGCAATTCATCTAGTGGAGGCCTGGGCCACGAGTGAAAAGGTGGTGCCATGAGGTTCAGCTGATCCTGAGGTGCTGTTGCCAGCAGCTGAATCGGAGGTGCCATGTGGATAGGGTGCTGCTGAGGTGCCATTGCCAGCGAATGAAGCACAGCTACCATCAAAGCTGGCTACAGTTGAGGTGCCATGGGGCAGGCTGCTCTCACTTCTCCGACTCCTCCAAGTTCCATGCTCTGTCTGTTCCATGTCTATCCATTCTCCACTACATACACAAACAAAGAACAAAGGCACCATACGGTTACAATGCTGACCATATCAATACCATGCATATATAGAAACAAGATATACAAGAAAATGAGCTCGCATACCTCCAATCGAACAATGCAAGATGGTGAACCAATGAGTGTAGGCGTTGCCTTGCAAGGACGTTGTGCACCTGCCTATTTATTGAGCACTACGGTGGGCACGCGAGCTCGGTGTGGTAGGCCAAAGTTGCAGTGAAAAACGTGAGATGCTTGGAATATATTCAGGCCTAAGCCTACCATGAATCTAGGATGAAATATTTAGTGTTGCACATCGATTACATGTGTGCACGACGGGTGTCACGGGATGAGCCCAACGTGTGCATGTGTACATTTTCTTGGACTGTCCGGCATACAACACAAGACATTCCTATGAGACAAGTACGATGCGGTTTTCTTTTTCTAGTAAGATGGGTTTATTAAGTAGTATTATTATTGGTAACAATTTCATCCAGTCTGTTCAAAAACTAAATAACGGACTTTTCCCTTTGTCGAACCTAACAGAACTGTTGTGAGACAAAGAAGGCCTATTGCTTGTGCTATCATCTGGTCTATTCAAATGCCTAATAATGGACTTTCCCCCTTGTCGAACTTTACACAACTATTGTAAGACCAAGAAGTCCTATTTATTCAGCTTTCATCCGGTCAGTTCTAAACGTAGCAACGGACGTTCCCTCTTCCTCGGTAAAGATATCTTGGGCAATGACAACGTACCAATCACAAATACAACAATTTGTGTTAGAACATAGATAAACATGACCATTCTTATTACTAGCACGACATTCATGGGCATATGGCAACCCCACAGCAGCACGAAATTCAGCAAAACGGCTATTCTAGCGCAGATACTCTTCTAAAGCACGATGCCTTGCCCTAGTATCCTACAGCCATGCAGGTGAAATGGCATATGCGCATGGAACAAGAGGTCACAAATGGTCCATTGCGTGTGACCCATGTGGCAATAAGGTCAGACCCACATAGAACAATGCAAGACGGTGAACTGATGGGTCAAGGCGCCACCTATTTATTGAACACTACGACAGGCACGTGAGCTCGGTGTGTTAGGccaaagttgcaatgaaaaacGTGAGATGCTCAGAATATATTCAGGCCTAAGCCTACCATGAATGTAGGTATGAATCTTCAGTTTTGCACATTGGTTACATGTGTGCACGATAGGTGTCACGGTGTAAGCCCGACATATGCAGGTGTACATTTCACTGGACTATTCGGAATACAACACAAGACATTCATGCGAAACAATTCATGCAATAATATGAGCCATAGGTTCCCTTTTGAATGTGAGTTAAATGAAAGAAAGATGTTACCACCGTTCATCTGGAGAAAGAGAATAATTGTTGTCATGTTGCACAAATCGATAAGGTCAGATAGTCCTTACGTTGTCAGACGCACGGTGCAGGATGTCATGACTAGTCAAACTCATCTGTGGTGCATGGCTGAAAAGGTCTGCCAAAGGTATGGATTCGCACTAGATGATTCTCGCATGCCAGCGAAGCCTGAAAAATATGAACTGGTCGATGCGACTAAGCCTAGGTAGAATATGGCAGACCAAATACCACCAAAGGGCGGGAATCATGACAGCCACTATAGGGATGTGTCGATTCAAGACTGGTAACGGGCGTTCATGACAGCCACTATAGGGATGTGTCGATTCAAGACTGGTAACGGGCGTTCATGACCGCATTGTAGGGACATGTCGATTCAAGACTGGTAACGGACGTTCACAAATGGCTGTTTCGAAATGACACACTGCCACCTATAAGAGGCAGTGTATCCACGAGTCGATCATTGTCATTTGCAGTTATGGCATTACACACTACCATGTTCCCTACATCGCAAGTAGACTTCTCAGTCTCAATCGCGGAAGCAAAAGTAGAAGGAACTATTGGGAATCCAGTACATTCATGATCAGAGGCCGTCAATGGAGGATACGTTGCTACCCTACGGGTATTCATGATCTATGGTACCCAACAGCAGGACCAGATGGCATTTCCATCATCCTCGTTCTGATCAACAGCACGCAAAAGGTAGGTGTCCCATTGCTATGAATACACATGCTCACATATACGCTCCAATGGTCAACCCTATGAATGCTTGCACGTAGGTAAGATTCTTGTTCCGTGCGGTGGCTGGAGATGCAACAGATTATGATGATACATTTTGAGTTCAAGATTTAAAGGAACTTGAATTCAGGAATGGGAATCTAGAACATGGCTTTAACTGCCTTGTGGGGCATCATGAGATTGAGCGTGTGTGGGACCATTCTGGTTGTGTAAACATATCCTGCACTGTTACAGTACTGGAGGACGACTGCATTGAAGTTCCACCTCCATCAGTAGGCAGAAGCATATGCACAATAATTGCAGCCTAAGCCCATGTGGACGTCATCTTCGACATAGGTGGCCAGGTGATTCGAGCAAGACGGGCTGATGTGGCGGCACTATCTCGTGTGATGGAGGCATTGCTCTATGGTAGCGGAGTGGAGTCAAAGTCAGAAACTGTTTCAATTAAAGACACTAACTTTGCTGGCTTCTCGCTGCTACTCAAATACGTCTACGAAGGATCACTCCCGGAGGAGGCTAATTTATGTGACACCCTTATCAACACCTGGCCCGTGTTACTCTCACTCACCGACATGTACTGCGTCGAACGGTTGAAGCTGCATTGTGCGTCAAAGATGTGGGACATGGAGTATGAGAAAACTATGACCACATTGCTACgatgggcatttgagactaACTGCACCCAATTACAGGAGAAGTACATGTCTGTCATAGCGCTAATCTCGCCGTACGGAATTCTCACAGAGGATTTTGTGTTTGTGTGATACCACCCTCCCGTAGTTATCAAGAGGATCTGCATGCTTGCTTTAAAGAATGTTGAGTAGAGATTAGGAGGCTGTTGCCAGGGTCCGCTGTAGTTTTAATGTAtatttaagtgtattttatcATGTAAACGGTCAAAACGGTACATTAGTTTGTTGAACTGAAGTACATTTGTAATGCAATAGTCGGATCATCCTGCAGACATGAATCTACCAAGGAGGATAATCCGTGGAGTGCTCATCAATACCATGATGCCATGGACTGTCCCAAACTCCCTTCTAAAACCACTCATCTACATAAGGTCACTGATGCTTGGGTCCGAGTCCCTAGCGGTCCAACGTGCTAATGACCTAGGTCTCATGGCGGTTTCCAAAGAGTTTCGTCTCCTGCTACCGACCACAAAGGCGggatctgaaattttgaatttcccGCTTTTCCTCCGGGTCCTCCCCtgttatatataaataaaaaagggGAGCCAAGCCTCCCACGTCCCGCCTGGTAATTCCAAAAGTAGTGCCCTCTCCTCTTCCCTCCGAATATCCCTAGTAGATCTACGGCGATGGCAGTAGCAAGTGCGGCTTCGGTAGCGCCGTCAAGCTGAACTTGCAGCGGGCTACCTTCGCTATGAGCGGTGGGCTTCCTCAACAACGGGCTTGAAGCTGTGAGATGGTTCGAGGCTGTCGCTCCATCAGCTTCCCCGAGGCTGCCACCGGGGGCTGCCGTGCTCAACTACGTGCGAAGAAGACTAAGGAAGCGGCACATGCCCAGACTGCTCCATCGAGGCGGCATTCAGCACCTCCTTCTCATCAGGTTCGTCAGGTTAGCGGCCTCCTCCCCGTATtgctaaattcaattattagattgctttcccatgctctttggctttcaatATTGTAGTTGCATGCTTTGGTGAATGTGGATTTGATGTACCCTATTGCgggagttggtgaaaaattactgctccaCTAGATCTCCTATATCTTTCACATTTatcaataattatttttatagaacttaatagatgaaattgttTCACTTTGTAGATGATCTCAACCATTCCCGCAAGTTCTTATGCTTGGTTATTTGTCCATTCCTAATTTATACTTAAACCAGTGCATCAACTGAAGTTTGACTATATCTTGCTGTTTCAGTCGGCCGAAGGGTCAACATCTGTTGTCGCTCCTATTCAGTCTAGCTTCAgggtaacaaactaaacacatgatgattatCGATGTTCCTTCTTTCCTTAGCTTAAATCTATCACAAGATCACAATCTGATTTCGG
Above is a genomic segment from Setaria viridis chromosome 4, Setaria_viridis_v4.0, whole genome shotgun sequence containing:
- the LOC140222637 gene encoding BTB/POZ and MATH domain-containing protein 1-like, with the translated sequence MEALLYGSGVESKSETVSIKDTNFAGFSLLLKYVYEGSLPEEANLCDTLINTWPVLLSLTDMYCVERLKLHCASKMWDMEYEKTMTTLLRWAFETNCTQLQEKYMSVIALISPYGILTEDFVFV